A single Calditerrivibrio sp. DNA region contains:
- a CDS encoding thioesterase — MIYEFNYSVNYRDADASRYLRIDALVSLLQESAILHSELIGFDADYMYKHSCAWMLNKFAIVIYEYPFLRDQITIKTWSRGLKSFRAFRDFEVFKGDKLIAHATSYWFFIDTTKKRVIKVPEEVQKMYGYHDITTGVIIDDSEPTNIDDFFFEKNHIIRYSDIDSNGHLNNVAYLNMLEDTIKNSGTNSRIKEYYISFKKEIVYDSNEISVSILKATEKRYFFYFNKDAEIYAQGVVNLY; from the coding sequence ATGATCTATGAGTTCAATTACTCCGTAAACTACAGGGATGCAGATGCTTCAAGATATTTAAGAATAGATGCTCTTGTTTCCCTTCTACAGGAGTCAGCAATCCTACATTCAGAACTTATTGGTTTTGATGCTGATTATATGTACAAACATAGCTGCGCCTGGATGCTGAATAAGTTTGCCATAGTAATTTATGAATACCCATTTCTTAGGGATCAAATAACTATAAAAACCTGGTCAAGGGGTCTAAAATCTTTTAGAGCTTTCAGAGATTTTGAGGTGTTTAAAGGTGATAAGCTCATAGCCCATGCAACATCGTATTGGTTTTTTATTGATACAACTAAAAAAAGAGTCATAAAAGTACCGGAAGAAGTGCAAAAAATGTACGGTTACCATGACATCACCACAGGTGTTATAATTGATGACTCGGAACCTACAAATATCGATGATTTTTTCTTTGAAAAAAACCATATAATAAGGTACAGTGATATAGATAGCAATGGACATCTTAACAATGTAGCATATTTGAATATGCTTGAAGATACAATAAAAAACAGTGGAACAAACAGTAGGATCAAAGAATACTATATCTCCTTTAAAAAAGAGATAGTCTATGATAGCAATGAAATTAGTGTTTCTATTTTAAAGGCCACAGAAAAAAGATATTTTTTCTATTTTAACAAGGATGCAGAGATCTACGCCCAGGGAGTTGTTAATCTTTACTGA